A window from uncultured Anaeromusa sp. encodes these proteins:
- a CDS encoding type IV toxin-antitoxin system AbiEi family antitoxin domain-containing protein yields the protein MNYAEQIMDLAKTNNGVITSAQVTQAGIHRYYLKMLADQGLLERSERGVYILPTTFDDEMFNLQSRYKKGIFSHGTALFLMDLTDRTPSKYSMTFPLQYNISALKTENVKCYRVKDELYELGVTRCC from the coding sequence ATGAATTATGCTGAGCAAATAATGGATTTGGCAAAAACGAATAATGGCGTGATTACATCGGCGCAGGTTACTCAAGCGGGCATTCACCGTTACTACTTAAAAATGCTTGCGGATCAAGGCTTGCTGGAACGCTCGGAACGAGGGGTATACATTCTACCCACGACGTTTGATGATGAAATGTTCAATCTCCAAAGCCGTTATAAAAAGGGGATATTTTCCCACGGAACGGCTCTCTTTTTGATGGATTTGACCGACCGGACGCCGAGCAAGTATTCCATGACTTTTCCGCTGCAATATAACATTTCAGCTCTTAAGACGGAAAACGTAAAATGCTACCGGGTCAAAGATGAACTTTATGAACTTGGCGTCACCAGGTGCTGTTAA
- the rlmD gene encoding 23S rRNA (uracil(1939)-C(5))-methyltransferase RlmD: MAPVSQGEIREIAISGLGHSGEGVGRIEGFTVFVEGGLPGETVRCRVGVVKKQYAKGSLLEVLQQAPERVQPPCPVYAACGGCQLQHLSYEGQLTEKRAQVQAALQRIGGLSDVPVHAVLGMEDPWRYRNKLLLPVARGAKGEVQIGCFAPGTHRVVHTEDCLIQQERNNEAAAAVRQVLEELSIPLYDEKTGQGAVRHVLARTGVNTGELMVALVTATPTLPRKTEVIAKLRQRLPQLTSLMQNINNRRTNVVMGPVSKRLWGSEYIEETLDGLTFRISPLSFFQVNTLQAQVLCRQALAYAALTGSETVVDAYCGAGSITLLLARQAAKVYGVDVVAPAIEDAKKNAERNELQDKASFVTADAAVWMPELAAKGQKADVVVLDPPRAGCDRSVLEAAVTMRPDRIVYVSCNPASLARDAAILAELGYAVREVQPVDLFPMTHHVECVALIERKKP, encoded by the coding sequence ATGGCACCTGTAAGTCAGGGAGAAATAAGAGAAATTGCTATTTCCGGTTTGGGCCATAGCGGTGAAGGCGTGGGGCGAATCGAAGGGTTTACCGTATTTGTAGAAGGCGGGCTGCCGGGAGAGACCGTGCGCTGCCGCGTGGGCGTAGTGAAAAAGCAGTATGCCAAAGGGAGCCTGCTGGAAGTACTCCAGCAGGCTCCGGAGCGTGTGCAGCCGCCTTGTCCGGTATATGCCGCCTGCGGCGGCTGTCAACTGCAGCATCTGTCCTATGAGGGGCAGCTGACGGAAAAACGGGCTCAAGTGCAAGCGGCGCTGCAGCGCATCGGCGGTCTTAGTGATGTGCCGGTGCACGCGGTACTGGGTATGGAAGACCCTTGGCGATATCGGAACAAGCTGCTGCTGCCCGTAGCGCGCGGCGCCAAAGGAGAAGTGCAGATTGGCTGCTTTGCGCCTGGGACGCATCGGGTGGTTCATACGGAAGACTGCTTGATTCAGCAAGAGAGGAATAATGAAGCAGCGGCTGCCGTGCGCCAAGTGCTGGAGGAATTATCGATTCCTTTATATGATGAGAAAACCGGACAGGGCGCTGTGCGTCATGTTTTGGCGCGCACCGGCGTGAATACCGGCGAACTGATGGTAGCCTTGGTTACGGCGACGCCAACCTTGCCGCGCAAGACGGAAGTCATTGCCAAGCTGCGCCAGCGTTTACCGCAGCTGACATCATTGATGCAAAATATCAACAACCGCCGCACTAATGTGGTAATGGGTCCAGTATCGAAAAGACTGTGGGGCAGTGAGTACATTGAAGAAACGCTGGACGGACTGACCTTCCGCATTTCTCCGCTGTCTTTTTTTCAGGTAAATACCTTGCAGGCGCAAGTGCTCTGCCGCCAGGCACTGGCATACGCCGCCTTAACAGGCAGTGAAACTGTAGTAGACGCCTACTGCGGCGCTGGCTCCATCACATTGCTTTTGGCGCGCCAGGCAGCTAAAGTCTACGGTGTTGATGTGGTCGCGCCTGCGATCGAAGACGCTAAGAAAAACGCCGAGCGCAACGAGCTGCAAGATAAAGCCAGCTTTGTAACCGCCGACGCGGCCGTTTGGATGCCGGAACTGGCAGCCAAAGGCCAAAAGGCGGACGTAGTCGTTCTTGACCCGCCTCGGGCGGGCTGCGACCGCTCGGTCCTGGAAGCGGCAGTAACTATGCGTCCAGACCGCATCGTTTACGTATCCTGCAACCCGGCCTCCTTGGCTAGGGATGCCGCTATTTTGGCGGAACTGGGATACGCGGTGCGGGAAGTACAGCCTGTTGATTTATTCCCAATGACGCATCACGTCGAGTGCGTGGCGTTGATAGAACGGAAAAAGCCTTAA